The Desulfobulbus propionicus DSM 2032 DNA segment CGGAGTATTGCCGTTCCTCCGCGGGAAGAACCGACGATCATGGTGTAGGAGGTCGCTGTTCCCGATCCCGAGCCGCTTGCCCAGGAGACAGCCATGCCGGTCGCCGAGGAGCCGATCCTCCCTGAGCCAGCGCCCGATCCTATCCCTGAACCTGTGCCCGAACCGGAACCACCGATCGACCTTGATGCCATTCGCCAGGAAGCCTACAATCAAGGGATGGCGGACCAATCCGCCCGATTGCAAGCGGAAATCGAGCATGCGGTTCTAGCTTTTGGCGAGGCTTGCCAAAAAATTGACCAGCAGCGCCAACGCCTGCTCGACCACAGCCGGGGCGACCTGATCAACCTGATCATCGGCCTGAGCAAGAAGATCGTTGGCCAGGAATTGGTCACGCAACGCAACATTATCGCCACCACCCTGCAGACGGCCCTGGAAGAGGCGATTGCCAGCGAGGAGTACTATGTCACCCTCCATCCGGACGATCTGGCCGTCGCCGAGGCCAAGGTTCCGGCCCTGATCGCCTCAATTCGCGGGCTGGAGCGGATCGTGTTCAAAACCGACAGCACGCTCACCCGTGGAGGATGTCTCCTGGAATCGGCCAACTGCACGGTGGATGCCACCATCGAGGGGCAGTTGGCGAGCATCGAGGAGTTGCTGCATGAGCGTCCCGAGCTGATCCCCTTGTCCACCGAGGACCAATTGTCTTCCCAGTCCCTGACTGCGGATGATGCGCAGGACGGCCATCACTCTTGATGGCCGCAACGGCCCAACCAACTGATCCAGGTGTCCGGGGCAATGTGCAGTTGCTGCCCAGAGCTCTTTTCCTTCCGTTTAGATGAATCGCTCGCCATGGCCAACGTATCCGATTTGCTCACCGCCTTTTCTCCCATCCGTGT contains these protein-coding regions:
- a CDS encoding flagellar assembly protein FliH: MPVAEEPILPEPAPDPIPEPVPEPEPPIDLDAIRQEAYNQGMADQSARLQAEIEHAVLAFGEACQKIDQQRQRLLDHSRGDLINLIIGLSKKIVGQELVTQRNIIATTLQTALEEAIASEEYYVTLHPDDLAVAEAKVPALIASIRGLERIVFKTDSTLTRGGCLLESANCTVDATIEGQLASIEELLHERPELIPLSTEDQLSSQSLTADDAQDGHHS